The genomic interval GGCGTAAGCCCACAGGCTTCGCGCGAGCTTGTCCCGCCGGTTCAGAAGTTCCTTGGCGCGCTCGGGTTCGAGCGTGGTCTTGGCGAGACCTTCGAGGACATACTCGCCACGGTCGCTTGCGATTGTGACGATCCGGGCAGCTTCAGCTTCGAGAGGCCCCAGCCGGTCCTTCTTTTCCTGGGGCAGCATATTTCTGGCAACCGACGGACCGTCCGGATTCTCGGGGTCGAACCTGTAGGGCCCAAGCCAGCTCAGCCTCTCGAAAGCCTTGCTCTTGAGGAATCCGGACAGCAGTTCCGGCTCTGCATCGTCGAATAGCCGAGAAAGATTGGGGCAAGTTCTGGCCGGGGCGCGTACCATATAAATCTCCCAAAATACTGAGCTGAACTATAGATCGCGACCGTAGTGCCTAGAACGGGGCTCGACACCGCGACGTCGCCTCAGGGGGCCGAGTTGACTAACACCACCTTCCCGGGCCGAGAGAATCGTTAGGGCAAGATTCACGCGCGCGTCCTCGATCAGCGCCGAAATACGGGGACCGATCGGGCTTGCTTTGCACGGCATGAACTCACCTCATCGAACAACTGCTCTCGCTTGATTCAACTCCCGATGATCATGGACAAATCCGTGATCGGCAAGCCCTGATGTTCCCTTCCTGTTCGCATTCACTCATCTCGTTCAGCTGAGATGTCCCGTCGGGGGCGGCTGGGTGGCTTTTGATCGGTAACGACACCACCGAACACGGCTGCCGATACATGAAACGCCCGAACCCGCTCCCTCCCGACCAGATGACCGCCTCCGAGCGCCGCGCCGAGCTTTGCGGCCTGCTGGCGCTCGGGCTGGTTCGGCTGCTCGGGCAGGATGGACGCGAAGTATCTGACAATACTGGAGAACGTTGCCTACACTATCCCGACGACCAATGCCGTCATGCAACTCCAACTCACCGGAGAAACGCATGACGAAGCCCGATCCCATCCCCGCGCGCCTGGCCGCGCTGAAGTCCATGTCCGTCACCCAGTTGAAGGCGGAGTGGCAGACCATCTTTGCCACGGCGGCGCCAAACAATAGTCGGGCGTTTCTCGAGAGCCGGTTGGCCTACCGCATCCAGGAACTGACTTATGGCGGTCCTGATCGCGAAACCCGGCGCATGCTCGACCTGCTAGCCGACGAGGTCGGCGGCAGCCTGACACGCAAGAGCCAGATCGCCGATCCTCGCAATCCCGTGGTCGGCACGAGGCTGATCCGAGAATGGAACGGGGTCGAGCACACGATCACGGTCTTGCGGGACGGATTCGAGTGGCAAGGGCGACCGTACAAATCCTTGTCCGCGATTGCGCGGGCGATCACCGGGACGCGCTGGAATGGCTACCGCTTCTTCGGGTTGCGCGAACGAAAGCGGGGGAATGATTGATGGATCAGCGTCCAAATCCCGTCCGCCGCCAGCGCTGCGCTATCTACACGCGCAAGTCGTCCGAGGAAGGGCTGGAGCAGGAGTTCAACAGCCTGCACGCCCAACGAGAGGCCTGCGAGGCCTACATCGCCAGCCAACGCTCCGAGGGCTGGGTTCTGGTCCGCGATCAGTATGACGACGGCGGCATCTCGGGCGGGACGCTGGAACGGCCCGGCCTTAAGCAGCTTCTGGCCGACATTGAGGACGGCCTGATCGATGTGGTGGTCGTCTACAAGATCGACCGCCTGTCGAGGTCGCTGATGGACTTCTCGAAGCTGGTCGAGGTCTTCGACCGCAACGGCGTGACTTTCGTGTCGGTCACGCAGTCCTTCAACACCACCACGTCCATGGGGCGGCTGACGCTGAACATCCTGCTCAGCTTCGCGCAGTTCGAGCGCGAGGTCACGGCCGAGCGCATCCGGGACAAGGTCCGCGCCTCCCGTATGAAGGGCATGTGGATGGGCGGCTATGTCCCGCTCGGGTACGATGTGAAGGACCGCAAGCTCGTGGTGAATGAAAACGAGGCTGCCACCGTGCGGGGCATCTTCGAGAGGTTCGTCGAGGTCGGATCAGCGACCGTGCTGGCCCGCGAACTGCGCCGCAAAGGGCTCCGCAACAAGCAGGGCACCTTGGTCGACAAGGGATATCTCTACAGAGTGCTGGTGAACCGCGTCTATCGCGGCGAGGCGGTCCACAAGGGCAAGGCCTATCCCGGCGAGCATCAGGCCATCATCGACGAGCAGCTGTGGGATCAGGTCCATGCCATCTTGCGGCAGAATCCGCGAAAGCGCGCCAACAACACCCGCGCGCAGGCGCCAGCGCTGCTCAAGGGGCTGATCTTCACGGCCACGGGCGCCGCCATGACCCCGAGCAGCACGAAGAAGGGCGCGCGGCGATACCGGTACTACGTCTCGATGGACGTCATCAAAAACCGCGAACCCAGCGATGAAGGCATCCCGCGCCGTCTTCCTGCCGACCTCGTGGAAGCGGCCGTGGTGACCGAGTTGCGGCGGGTGATGCGCGCGCCCTCGATCACGGCGCAGGTCATCGCCCACTTGGCGCGCGAGGGTCACGCCTTCGCCGAGGCCGACGTGATCTCCGCGCTGCAGACGTTCGATGACGTCTGGGCCCAGCTGTTCCCTGCGGAGCAGACCCGGATCGTACAGTTGCTGGTGCGCCGGGTCACTGTGACGTCCGAGGGGCTGGTGATCGATGTCCGGACCGACGGCGTCTCGGGCGTCATGCGCGACATGATGGCGCCACGAAAGAAGGTGGCGGCGGAATGATGAAACCCGACGAGTCCATCCAGATCTTCGTGCCGCTCAAGGTTCGCAAGCAGAACGGGCGGCCGAAGATCATGCCGCCCGCCACCTATCTGCCCAGCGAAGACCGAACGCAGGATCCGCATATCCTGCGCGCCATTGGTCGGGCGTGGGGCTGGCGGCGGCGGATGGAGGCTGGCGAATTCAACACGGTCACCGATCTGGCGAAAGCCGTGGGGCTTGCCGAACGCCATGTCAGCCGACAGCTGCGGCTCGCCTATCTCGCGCCAGGTGTCCTCAAGCGACTGGTCTACAAGCGCGAGGTGCCCGCCGTGACCCTGTTGAAACTGACCGACGTCGCGGCCCTGCCATGGCACGAACAGCCGGGGCAGGTGTTCGACTGAGCCTCCGTGAAAGCTCGCCTGAAACGTCGTCGCGGTCAGCGAGACATGCGCGTCCAGCGGCGGGTGCAGTTCGAATGCCTTCGGCTCGCGTGAGAAATTCCACAGCCGGAACAGGCGCCATTCCGACCGGCGCTCCTCGGCCACGGCCAGCTCGTTGCGGGTGATGTGGAAGGGCGTGCGCTCCCATCCGTTCGTCGTCTTGACCTCGATCAGCCGCGGGAACCCGTCCGGAGCGAAACTCGCAATGTCGTAGCCCGCGCCGTCGCCATCCTCCTCCGACACCCAGCGCACTTTGCGCGCCAGATCGTCACGTCCTGCCGTCCGCAATGCCGCGCGCTCATGCGCCAACACACGCTCCTCGCCCGCGCGCCCGAGGGCCCGGTTGCGCTCGTCCCGGCCCGCCACGTCGAACTTGCGGGCGATGTGCAGCATCTGCTCAAGTTCTTGCGGCGGCGGCTGGTTCGACAGCGTCGGCGGCGGACCCACCCAGATCTGCGCCGCCTCGCGCAAACCGCCTGCGGGTTGCAGGTCAGGTTGGCGCCCGAGCCAGGCCGGGTTCAGCGCCAGCCACCGCGCCACGGCATCCACCAAGGTCATCTGGAAGTTGAACGCGGGCTTGTAACCGGGGATCCAGTCCTCGCCGAGCCCCTTCAGCACCGCGCTGATATTCTGGTGCTTGAACTCGACGGACCCCTCGGACCGGTCGTTCAGGAGCGGGAGGAGTGCGCGGCGGTGTTCAGCCTTGCTGTAGCGGCGCCCGGAGACGTCATCGGCCAGCATCGCGAAGTAATCCGCGACGATCAGGTCATTCTCTTCATCCGTCCAGGGCCCGTTCGACATTGCGCCAGGCTATGGGCGCGAAGTCTGTTTGTTATCAGAGACTTCCGGCAGGGATCTTGCTGCTGTTGCCGGCCCATGCACCAGCGCACCGGCCCGGTGATCGGCCGCCACGGAGCCGTCCTTCTGACCGCCCTGCGCCTTCGTGTCGGTCTCCGTCACCGGATTATCTCGCGAACGGGGCGACCCCATGAACCCGGTAACCCATTGGAAATGCGAGGATGTTTTGCGCCGTCCTGTGGCCGTCGAGGGGCGC from Paracoccus sp. MA carries:
- a CDS encoding recombinase family protein → MDQRPNPVRRQRCAIYTRKSSEEGLEQEFNSLHAQREACEAYIASQRSEGWVLVRDQYDDGGISGGTLERPGLKQLLADIEDGLIDVVVVYKIDRLSRSLMDFSKLVEVFDRNGVTFVSVTQSFNTTTSMGRLTLNILLSFAQFEREVTAERIRDKVRASRMKGMWMGGYVPLGYDVKDRKLVVNENEAATVRGIFERFVEVGSATVLARELRRKGLRNKQGTLVDKGYLYRVLVNRVYRGEAVHKGKAYPGEHQAIIDEQLWDQVHAILRQNPRKRANNTRAQAPALLKGLIFTATGAAMTPSSTKKGARRYRYYVSMDVIKNREPSDEGIPRRLPADLVEAAVVTELRRVMRAPSITAQVIAHLAREGHAFAEADVISALQTFDDVWAQLFPAEQTRIVQLLVRRVTVTSEGLVIDVRTDGVSGVMRDMMAPRKKVAAE
- a CDS encoding DUF2924 domain-containing protein; the encoded protein is MTKPDPIPARLAALKSMSVTQLKAEWQTIFATAAPNNSRAFLESRLAYRIQELTYGGPDRETRRMLDLLADEVGGSLTRKSQIADPRNPVVGTRLIREWNGVEHTITVLRDGFEWQGRPYKSLSAIARAITGTRWNGYRFFGLRERKRGND